In Zingiber officinale cultivar Zhangliang chromosome 8B, Zo_v1.1, whole genome shotgun sequence, a single genomic region encodes these proteins:
- the LOC122016954 gene encoding F-box/LRR-repeat protein At3g48880-like gives MVFVSSPSLSHLSSNMLKATVEEEGDRRWDEMQADCLINIFRRLALGDLAVAVPFVCKSWYRASLDPSCWRRLNFRSLDFTPWSPFSRAFALRYRLHSPLSFSAFLRFALHRSRGVVDQLAFPLSSAVSIHDLAYASVKCPRLKALALPDNLMLEDDLRIPELVRRWKDLEHLEMETKPSSFLEAVAEIGRNCPRFVGLKVRGLIGREDAKALARCLPELKHLELSKSYLTKDELLVVIGGCRKLETLTVKDCLGFQADDEILKLVSRIERFEHEGSTLLDDYGYETDESEQQTGFFHR, from the exons ATGGTTTTCGTTTCCTCGCCTTCCCTGTCACACCTTTCATCGAACATGTTGAAGGCAACAGTGGAAGAGGAAGGGGATCGGCGCTGGGACGAGATGCAGGCCGATTGCCTCATCAATATCTTCCGCCGACTCGCCCTCGGAGATCTCGCCGTCGCCGTCCCCTTCGTCTGCAAGTCCTGGTACCGCGCCTCCCTCGACCCTAGCTGCTGGCGCCGCCTCAACTTCCGCTCCCTCGATTTCACGCCCTGGAGTCCTTTCTCCCGCGCCTTTGCGCTCCGCTACCGCCTCCACTCCCCCCTCTCCTTCTCCGCCTTCCTCCGTTTCGCCCTCCACCGCTCCCGCGGCGTCGTCGACCAACTCGCCTTCCCCCTCTCCTCTGCCGTCTCCATCCACGACCTCGCCTATGCCTCTGTCAA ATGCCCGAGATTGAAGGCGCTGGCTTTGCCGGACAACCTGATGCTGGAGGACGACCTTCGCATCCCGGAGCTGGTGCGGCGGTGGAAGGATCTGGAGCATCTGGAGATGGAGACCAAGCCCTCCTCGTTCCTGGAGGCGGTCGCCGAGATCGGCCGTAACTGCCCGCGGTTCGTCGGGTTGAAGGTGCGCGGGCTAATCGGGCGCGAGGACGCCAAGGCCCTGGCGCGGTGCCTGCCGGAGCTGAAGCACCTGGAGTTGAGCAAGTCCTACTTGACCAAGGACGAGCTGTTGGTGGTCATCGGTGGCTGCCGGAAGCTGGAAACGTTGACCGTAAAAGATTGCCTCGGATTCCAGGCGGACGACGAGATTCTGAAGCTGGTGTCGCGCATCGAGCGGTTCGAGCACGAGGGGTCGACGCTTCTCGATGATTACGGGTACGAGACCGATGAGTCGGAGCAACAGACCGGATTCTTCCACCGGTGA
- the LOC122015662 gene encoding uncharacterized protein LOC122015662, whose amino-acid sequence MERLPGELLLRIFHPLDHRSLAAARQGSGRPWHLTMHSGQTYSRRDGEEIERQHPMPRMIQNPGKMLTLCKTDATVLDGTKIIREGSDYYLIHQGEIRRFLGTSQPIVGVEGRAARRDDEERASAISDRILFFLGDLETVCTAAKRVRM is encoded by the exons ATGGAGAGATTGCCGGGGGAGTTGCTGCTTCGGATCTTCCACCCCTTGGACCATCGCTCGCTCGCCGCCGCTCGTCAAG GAAGTGGAAGGCCGTGGCATCTGACGATGCACTCTGGTCAAACCTATTCAAGGAGAGATGGGGAGGAGATCGAGCGACAACATCCTATGCCCCGAATGATTCAAAATCCTGGAAAGATGCTTACATTGTGCAAGACCGATGCCACCGTTTTGGA TGGCACGAAGATCATCAGAGAAGGAAGTGATTACTACCTCATCCATCAAGGGGAAATTCGAAGGTTTCTAGGCACAAGTCAGCCAATAGTTGGAGTTGAAGGCAGAGCAGCGCGTCGAGATGATGAAGAGCGTGCATCAGCGATCTCCGATAggattctcttcttccttggggACCTTGAGACGGTCTGCACGGCTGCCAAGCGTGTGCGGATGTAA